The Hymenobacter oligotrophus genome segment GTTCATGACTTATGAAGTGTGGTAGCGGCAGTGGCAATGCCATCTAGGCACAACAAGACCCCTAATTACCTACGAACAATGGCAATTTGGTGGTTTGTCTCGCCAAAACGCACTTTATGCTCGTCAAACAAGGTTATTGGCGTGACGAACAAATTAGCTTGCCTTGGCCACGCAGAGCACTAACCATTCCATTATGCGGATTGTTGGAATCGGGTTTGGAAATTATCGGGTACCTTTACAATCCGTTTGGCAGGCCTGGCCGTAAGCCTAACTATCATTCACTTTCCCCTACGGAAACCATGCTAGCTTCTCTTTTTCTGTTTGTCGGTGGCCTCGGCACTACCGAGGTTTTGCTGATAGTTGTTGCTTTAGTTCTGCTGTTTGGGGCTAAGCGCATTCCGGAGCTGTTCCGAGGCATGGGCCAGGGCATTCGCGAGTTTAAGGACGCCTCGAAAGAGCAAAAGCCCGAATACCGCGACAACAACCCGACGAGCCCGCAAGACCCGCAGCAACCCATCCGCTAACCTTTGTAGCGATGAGCACGCCGTTTCTGCTTTTCCTAGGCGACATTGGCGGCAGCGAAATGCTGCTGATCATGGTCGTCATCCTGATTTTTTTCGGGGCCAACAAAATACCGGAGTTGGCACGTGGCTTGGGCAAGGGCATCCGCGAGTTCAAAGATGCCTCTCGCGAGATTCGCAGCGAGATAGAAAACGCCAATACCCAACCCAACGGGTACCAACAGCCCGCCTCCCAGCCGCAACCGTACCAGCAGGCACCGCCTGCCCCGGTAGCCTACCAGTCCTCGGGTCTCGATCAGCCACAAAGTGGCCCCGTTCCGGCCCCGGAGCAACCCACCGTTACCCCGGCCGGTTTGCCCCACCCCCCCTCCGATCAGCATCCTATCACTTGATCTAAGCCAAGCTCCCTTGAGACGCTTCAACTCCCTAACGGAAGTTCGTAACGAGCTGGCGGCCGGTAACATCACCTGCC includes the following:
- the tatA gene encoding twin-arginine translocase TatA/TatE family subunit, producing MLASLFLFVGGLGTTEVLLIVVALVLLFGAKRIPELFRGMGQGIREFKDASKEQKPEYRDNNPTSPQDPQQPIR
- the tatA gene encoding twin-arginine translocase TatA/TatE family subunit, whose translation is MSTPFLLFLGDIGGSEMLLIMVVILIFFGANKIPELARGLGKGIREFKDASREIRSEIENANTQPNGYQQPASQPQPYQQAPPAPVAYQSSGLDQPQSGPVPAPEQPTVTPAGLPHPPSDQHPIT